In Salmonella enterica subsp. enterica serovar Typhimurium str. LT2, a single window of DNA contains:
- the chaA gene encoding CaCA family, sodium-calcium/proton antiporter (similar to E. coli sodium-calcium/proton antiporter (AAC74300.1); Blastp hit to AAC74300.1 (366 aa), 93% identity in aa 1 - 366) produces the protein MTHACEAVKTRHKETSLIFPVLALVVLFLWGSSQSLPVVIGINILALIGILSSAFSVVRHADVLAHRLGEPYGSLILSLSVVILEVSLISALMATGDAAPTLMRDTLYSIIMIVTGGLVGFSLLLGGRKFATQYMNLFGIKQYLIALFPLAIIVLVFPMALPQANFSTGQALLVALISAAMYGVFLLIQTKTHQSLFIYEHEDEGDDDNPHHGKPSAHSSGWHTVWLLIHLIAVIAVTKMNASPLEALLTSMNAPVAFTGFLVALLILSPEGLGALKAVLNNQVQRAMNLFFGSVLATISLTVPVVTLIAWATGNDLVFGLGAPEMVVMVASLVLCHISFSTGRTNVLNGAAHLALFAAYLMTIFA, from the coding sequence ATGACACATGCCTGTGAGGCGGTGAAAACCCGCCATAAGGAGACTTCGCTTATTTTCCCGGTTCTTGCGCTGGTAGTGCTGTTCCTTTGGGGAAGCAGCCAGTCACTACCAGTGGTTATTGGCATCAATATCCTTGCACTTATTGGTATTTTAAGCAGCGCATTTAGCGTGGTCCGTCATGCCGATGTATTAGCGCATCGACTCGGCGAACCCTATGGATCGCTTATTTTAAGCCTGTCCGTCGTTATTCTTGAGGTGAGTTTAATTTCCGCGCTGATGGCTACCGGCGATGCTGCGCCAACGCTTATGCGCGATACGCTCTACTCTATTATTATGATTGTCACCGGGGGACTGGTCGGTTTCTCGTTGTTGTTGGGCGGGCGTAAATTCGCAACGCAATATATGAATTTATTTGGGATTAAGCAGTATCTTATCGCGCTGTTTCCGCTAGCGATTATTGTGCTGGTTTTTCCAATGGCATTGCCGCAAGCCAATTTCTCTACCGGTCAGGCATTATTGGTCGCGTTAATTTCCGCCGCGATGTACGGCGTATTTTTGTTGATTCAAACCAAAACGCACCAGAGCTTATTTATCTATGAACATGAAGATGAAGGCGATGATGACAATCCACACCACGGTAAACCCTCCGCGCACAGTAGCGGCTGGCATACGGTCTGGTTACTCATTCATTTAATTGCGGTCATTGCCGTTACCAAAATGAATGCCAGCCCGCTGGAGGCGTTGCTGACCAGCATGAACGCCCCGGTCGCCTTTACCGGTTTCCTGGTCGCGCTGTTAATTCTCTCGCCGGAAGGACTGGGCGCGCTGAAGGCGGTACTGAATAATCAGGTTCAGCGGGCAATGAATCTGTTCTTCGGATCGGTGTTGGCGACGATTTCATTAACCGTGCCGGTCGTCACGCTCATCGCCTGGGCGACAGGTAATGATCTGGTGTTTGGTTTAGGCGCGCCGGAAATGGTAGTGATGGTGGCCTCGTTAGTGCTGTGCCATATTTCGTTCTCTACCGGACGCACCAACGTGCTAAACGGCGCGGCGCATCTGGCTTTATTTGCCGCCTATCTGATGACGATTTTTGCCTGA
- the kdsA gene encoding 3-deoxy-D-manno-octulosonic acid 8-P synthetase (similar to E. coli 2-dehydro-3-deoxyphosphooctulonate aldolase (AAC74299.1); Blastp hit to AAC74299.1 (284 aa), 93% identity in aa 1 - 282), whose amino-acid sequence MKQKVVNIGDIKVANDLPFVLFGGMNVLESRDLAMRICEHYVTVTQKLGIPYVFKASFDKANRSSIHSYRGPGLEEGMKIFQELKQTFGVKVITDVHEASQAQPVADVVDVIQLPAFLARQTDLVEAMAKTGAVINVKKPQFVSPGQMGNIVDKFHEGGNDKVILCDRGANFGYDNLVVDMLGFSVMKKVSGNSPVIFDVTHALQCRDPFGAASGGRRGQVTELARAGMAVGLAGLFLESHPDPANAKCDGPSALPLAKLEQFLTQIKAIDDLVKSFDELDTEN is encoded by the coding sequence ATGAAACAAAAAGTGGTTAACATTGGCGACATTAAGGTGGCAAATGACCTGCCGTTTGTGCTGTTTGGCGGTATGAACGTGCTGGAGTCACGCGATCTGGCAATGCGCATTTGTGAGCACTACGTAACCGTTACCCAGAAGCTGGGTATTCCTTACGTGTTCAAGGCCTCTTTTGATAAAGCCAACCGTTCCTCTATTCACTCTTACCGTGGGCCGGGTCTGGAAGAAGGGATGAAAATCTTCCAGGAACTCAAGCAGACATTTGGCGTAAAAGTGATCACTGACGTCCATGAAGCCAGCCAGGCGCAGCCTGTTGCTGATGTGGTTGACGTGATTCAGCTCCCGGCGTTTCTGGCGCGCCAGACCGACCTGGTGGAAGCGATGGCGAAAACCGGCGCTGTGATTAACGTGAAAAAGCCGCAGTTCGTAAGCCCGGGTCAGATGGGCAATATTGTGGATAAGTTCCATGAGGGCGGTAACGATAAGGTGATTCTGTGCGACCGCGGCGCGAACTTCGGCTATGACAACCTGGTGGTGGATATGCTGGGCTTTAGCGTGATGAAAAAGGTCTCCGGCAACTCGCCAGTGATTTTCGACGTCACCCACGCGCTGCAATGCCGCGACCCATTTGGCGCCGCCTCTGGCGGTCGTCGTGGTCAGGTGACCGAGCTGGCGCGCGCCGGTATGGCTGTCGGTCTGGCGGGCCTGTTCCTGGAGTCGCATCCGGACCCGGCTAACGCGAAGTGCGACGGTCCTTCCGCGCTGCCGCTGGCGAAACTGGAGCAGTTCCTGACCCAGATAAAAGCGATTGATGATTTGGTGAAAAGCTTCGACGAGCTGGATACCGAGAACTGA
- the ychA gene encoding putative transcriptional regulator (similar to E. coli orf, hypothetical protein (AAC74298.1); Blastp hit to AAC74298.1 (269 aa), 85% identity in aa 1 - 269) produces the protein MRSLADFEFNNAPLCDGMILASEMIRLDFPTQFVYDELERLVSLAQEEISQLLSQDEQLEKLLALFYGEWGFTDSRGVYRLSDALWLDKVLKKRQGSAVSLGAILLWIANRLDLPLVPVIFPTQLILRIESLEGEMWLINPFNGETLDEHTLEVWLKGNISPVAELFNEDLDEADNAEVIRKLLDTLKSSLMEERQMELALRVSEALLQFNPEDPYEIRDRGLIYAQLECEHVALTDLSYFVEQCPEDPISEMIRAQINTIAHKQIVLH, from the coding sequence ATGAGGTCGTTAGCTGATTTCGAATTTAACAATGCGCCGCTGTGTGATGGCATGATCCTGGCATCAGAGATGATTCGCCTGGATTTTCCCACGCAGTTTGTCTACGACGAACTGGAACGTCTGGTCAGTCTGGCGCAGGAAGAAATTAGCCAGCTCCTGTCTCAGGATGAGCAACTGGAAAAATTGCTGGCACTTTTTTACGGCGAGTGGGGGTTCACGGATTCCCGCGGCGTCTACCGTCTTTCTGATGCTTTATGGCTCGATAAAGTCCTGAAAAAACGCCAGGGGAGCGCGGTATCGTTGGGCGCTATTTTATTATGGATAGCAAACCGTCTTGATTTGCCGTTGGTGCCCGTTATCTTCCCAACGCAGTTGATTTTGCGTATTGAATCGCTGGAAGGGGAAATGTGGCTGATTAACCCGTTCAACGGTGAAACGCTTGATGAACATACTCTGGAAGTCTGGTTAAAAGGCAATATTAGTCCGGTCGCCGAGTTGTTTAATGAAGATTTGGACGAAGCGGATAACGCCGAAGTGATTCGTAAGCTACTGGATACGCTGAAATCCTCGCTGATGGAGGAACGGCAAATGGAGCTGGCGCTGCGCGTTAGCGAAGCATTGTTGCAATTTAACCCGGAAGATCCTTACGAAATCCGTGACCGCGGGTTGATCTACGCGCAGCTTGAGTGTGAACACGTTGCGCTGACTGATTTAAGCTACTTCGTTGAACAGTGTCCGGAAGACCCGATCAGCGAAATGATTCGTGCGCAGATCAACACCATTGCGCACAAGCAAATTGTTCTACATTAA
- the sirC gene encoding regulator of invasion genes (transcriptional regulator (gi|4887121)) codes for MTIAMLLTLHLICVALSVSLFVARYWWRYCGHALAAARWTRIVPPVIDTLLLLSGIGLIVKTHILPFTESGSWLTEKLFGVIIYIVLGFIALDYRQARSQQARFIAFPLALVVLYIIIKLATTKIPLLG; via the coding sequence ATGACAATTGCAATGTTGCTCACGCTTCATCTTATCTGTGTTGCGCTCTCCGTCAGTTTGTTTGTCGCTCGTTACTGGTGGCGCTATTGCGGCCATGCGTTGGCCGCCGCGCGCTGGACACGAATCGTGCCTCCCGTCATAGATACCCTGTTACTGCTTAGCGGTATTGGGTTAATCGTTAAAACGCACATCCTGCCATTCACGGAGTCGGGCTCATGGCTGACTGAAAAACTGTTTGGCGTTATCATCTACATCGTTTTGGGTTTTATTGCGCTTGATTATCGTCAGGCGCGCAGCCAGCAGGCGCGTTTTATCGCTTTCCCGCTGGCGCTGGTGGTGCTGTACATCATCATTAAACTCGCCACCACAAAAATACCGTTACTGGGGTAA
- the hemK gene encoding putative protoporphyrinogen oxidase (HEMK protein. (SW:HEMK_SALTY)), which produces MDFQHWLHEAVNQLRDSDSPRRDAEILLEYVTGKGRTYIMAFGETPLTDVQQQQLADLLQRRKQGEPIAYLTGLREFWSLPLFVSPATLIPRPDTECLVEQALARLPVKTCRILDLGTGTGAIALALACERPDCEVTAVDRMPDAVALAIRNAEHLAIRNVRILQSCWFSALSGQQFDMIVSNPPYIDAQDPHLSEGDVRFEPRSALVADENGMADLTHIIDNARQMLTPGGFLLLEHGWQQGEAVRAVFRRSGYSDVETCRDYGGNERVTCGRFTP; this is translated from the coding sequence ATGGATTTTCAGCACTGGCTGCATGAGGCGGTAAACCAGCTCCGGGACAGCGACAGCCCCCGGCGCGACGCCGAGATCCTGCTAGAGTACGTTACGGGCAAGGGGCGGACGTATATCATGGCCTTTGGCGAAACGCCGCTTACCGACGTCCAGCAACAACAGCTCGCGGACCTGCTGCAGCGGCGTAAACAGGGCGAACCTATTGCGTACCTGACGGGCTTACGCGAATTCTGGTCGCTGCCGCTCTTCGTTTCTCCCGCCACGCTAATCCCGCGCCCGGATACCGAATGTCTGGTGGAACAGGCGTTGGCGCGATTGCCGGTAAAAACCTGTCGTATTCTGGATTTAGGCACCGGAACCGGCGCGATTGCGCTGGCGCTGGCCTGCGAGCGACCGGATTGCGAGGTGACTGCGGTCGATCGTATGCCTGATGCGGTTGCGCTGGCGATACGCAACGCGGAACATTTGGCTATCCGGAATGTGCGTATACTGCAAAGTTGTTGGTTCAGCGCGCTATCGGGGCAGCAGTTCGACATGATTGTCAGCAATCCGCCCTACATTGACGCGCAGGACCCGCACCTTAGCGAAGGCGATGTACGCTTTGAACCGCGCTCAGCGTTGGTGGCGGACGAAAACGGTATGGCGGATCTTACGCATATTATCGATAACGCCCGCCAGATGTTAACGCCCGGCGGCTTCCTGCTGCTGGAACACGGTTGGCAGCAGGGCGAAGCGGTAAGAGCGGTTTTCAGGCGGTCTGGTTACTCGGATGTAGAAACGTGTCGTGATTATGGTGGTAATGAACGCGTGACCTGCGGACGTTTTACGCCATGA
- the prfA gene encoding peptide chain release factor RF-1 (peptide chain release factor 1 (RF-1). (SW:RF1_SALTY)): MKPSIVAKLEALHERHEEVQALLGDAGIIADQDRFRALSREYAQLSDVSRCFTDWQQVQDDIETAQMMLDDPEMREMAQEELREAKEKSEQLEQQLQVLLLPKDPDDERNAFLEVRAGTGGDEAALFAGDLFRMYSRYAEARRWRVEIMSMSEGEHGGYKEIIAKISGDGVYGRLKFESGGHRVQRVPATESQGRIHTSACTVAVMPELPEAELPDINPADLRIDTFRSSGAGGQHVNTTDSAIRITHLPTGIVVECQDERSQHKNKAKALSVLGARIHAAETAKRQQAEASTRRNLLGSGDRSDRNRTYNFPQGRVTDHRINLTLYRLDETMEGKLDMLIEPIVQEHQADLLAALSEQE, from the coding sequence ATGAAGCCTTCTATCGTTGCCAAACTGGAAGCCCTGCACGAACGCCATGAGGAAGTTCAGGCGTTGCTGGGCGATGCGGGAATTATCGCCGACCAGGACCGCTTTCGCGCATTGTCGCGCGAATATGCGCAATTAAGCGACGTTTCTCGCTGTTTTACGGACTGGCAACAGGTTCAGGACGATATCGAGACGGCTCAGATGATGCTCGACGATCCTGAAATGCGAGAAATGGCGCAGGAAGAACTGCGCGAAGCGAAAGAAAAAAGCGAACAACTGGAGCAACAGTTACAGGTACTGCTGCTGCCGAAAGATCCGGACGATGAACGAAACGCGTTCCTTGAGGTTCGCGCCGGTACCGGCGGCGACGAAGCCGCGCTGTTTGCCGGCGATCTGTTCCGCATGTACAGTCGTTATGCCGAAGCGCGCCGCTGGCGCGTGGAGATCATGAGCATGAGCGAAGGCGAGCATGGCGGTTATAAAGAGATCATCGCCAAAATCAGCGGCGACGGCGTGTATGGCCGACTGAAATTTGAGTCCGGCGGACACCGCGTACAGCGTGTTCCGGCGACCGAGTCGCAGGGGCGTATCCATACCTCCGCCTGTACCGTCGCCGTGATGCCGGAGCTGCCGGAAGCCGAGCTGCCGGATATTAACCCGGCGGATCTGCGCATTGATACGTTTCGTTCTTCCGGCGCGGGCGGTCAGCACGTTAACACCACCGACTCCGCTATCCGTATTACCCACTTGCCGACCGGCATCGTGGTGGAATGCCAGGACGAGCGTTCGCAGCATAAAAACAAAGCGAAAGCGCTCTCGGTGCTCGGGGCGCGCATTCACGCCGCCGAAACGGCAAAACGCCAGCAGGCCGAGGCGTCAACGCGACGCAATCTGCTTGGCAGCGGCGATCGCAGCGATCGTAACCGGACCTATAATTTCCCGCAGGGGCGCGTGACCGATCATCGTATTAATCTGACGTTATATCGCCTTGATGAAACGATGGAAGGTAAGCTGGATATGCTGATTGAGCCGATTGTTCAGGAACACCAGGCTGACCTGTTAGCCGCCTTATCCGAGCAGGAATAA
- the hemA gene encoding glutamyl tRNA reductase (glutamyl-tRNA reductase. (SW:HEM1_SALTY)), whose amino-acid sequence MTLLALGINHKTAPVSLRERVTFSPDTLDQALDSLLAQPMVQGGVVLSTCNRTELYLSVEEQDNLQEALIRWLCDYHNLNEDDLRNSLYWHQDNDAVSHLMRVASGLDSLVLGEPQILGQVKKAFADSQKGHLNASALERMFQKSFSVAKRVRTETDIGASAVSVAFAACTLARQIFESLSTVTVLLVGAGETIELVARHLREHKVQKMIIANRTRERAQALADEVGAEVISLSDIDARLQDADIIISSTASPLPIIGKGMVERALKSRRNQPMLLVDIAVPRDVEPEVGKLANAYLYSVDDLQSIISHNLAQRQAAAVEAETIVEQEASEFMAWLRAQGASETIREYRSQSEQIRDELTTKALSALQQGGDAQAILQDLAWKLTNRLIHAPTKSLQQAARDGDDERLNILRDSLGLE is encoded by the coding sequence ATGACCCTTTTAGCGCTCGGTATTAACCATAAAACGGCACCTGTATCGCTGCGAGAACGCGTAACGTTTTCGCCGGACACGCTTGATCAGGCGCTGGACAGCCTGCTTGCGCAGCCAATGGTGCAGGGCGGGGTCGTGCTGTCAACCTGTAACCGTACAGAGCTGTATCTGAGCGTGGAAGAGCAGGATAACCTGCAAGAAGCGCTGATCCGCTGGTTATGCGATTACCATAACCTGAACGAGGACGATCTGCGCAACAGTCTGTACTGGCATCAGGACAATGACGCCGTCAGCCACCTGATGCGCGTCGCCAGCGGTCTGGATTCACTGGTGCTGGGCGAACCGCAAATCCTCGGTCAGGTGAAAAAAGCGTTTGCGGATTCGCAAAAAGGCCACCTTAACGCCAGCGCGCTGGAGCGAATGTTTCAGAAGTCTTTTTCCGTCGCTAAGCGAGTGCGGACTGAAACCGATATCGGCGCTAGCGCCGTCTCCGTCGCGTTTGCCGCCTGTACGCTCGCCCGCCAAATCTTTGAATCGCTCTCGACGGTCACCGTACTGTTAGTTGGCGCGGGCGAAACCATTGAACTGGTGGCGCGTCACCTGCGCGAGCATAAAGTACAAAAGATGATTATCGCCAACCGAACCCGCGAGCGCGCGCAAGCCCTGGCGGATGAGGTAGGCGCTGAGGTTATCTCGCTCAGCGATATCGACGCCCGTTTGCAGGATGCCGATATTATTATCAGTTCGACCGCCAGCCCGCTGCCGATTATCGGTAAAGGCATGGTGGAGCGCGCATTAAAAAGCCGTCGCAACCAGCCGATGCTGCTGGTGGATATTGCCGTACCGCGCGACGTTGAACCGGAAGTCGGCAAACTGGCGAACGCTTATCTTTATAGCGTCGATGATTTACAGAGCATCATTTCGCATAATCTGGCGCAGCGTCAGGCTGCGGCAGTAGAAGCGGAAACGATTGTTGAGCAGGAAGCCAGCGAGTTTATGGCCTGGCTACGCGCCCAGGGGGCCAGCGAGACCATTCGGGAATACCGTAGTCAGTCGGAGCAGATTCGTGACGAACTGACTACCAAAGCGCTGTCGGCCCTTCAACAGGGCGGTGATGCGCAAGCCATCTTGCAGGATCTGGCATGGAAACTGACCAACCGCCTGATTCATGCGCCAACGAAATCACTTCAACAGGCTGCCCGTGACGGGGATGACGAACGCCTGAATATTCTGCGCGACAGCCTCGGGCTGGAGTAG
- the lolB gene encoding outer membrane lipoprotein (outer-membrane lipoprotein LOLB precursor. (SW:LOLB_SALTY)) produces MTLPDFRLIRLLPLASLVLTACTLPGHKGPGKSPDSPQWRQHQQEVRHLNQYQTRGAFAYISDDQKVYARFFWQQTGQDRYRLLLTNPLGSTELELNAQPGNVQLVDNKGQRYTADDAEEMIGKLTGMPIPLNSLRQWILGLPGDATDYKLDDQYRLSEVNYRQDGKNWKVVYGGYDSKTQPAMPANMELSDGSQRIKLKMDNWIVK; encoded by the coding sequence ATGACCCTGCCCGATTTTCGCCTGATTCGTCTACTGCCGTTAGCAAGCCTGGTTCTCACCGCCTGTACGCTTCCTGGGCATAAAGGCCCGGGCAAGAGCCCGGATTCCCCTCAGTGGCGCCAGCATCAGCAAGAGGTGCGTCATCTGAATCAATACCAGACGCGCGGCGCCTTTGCTTACATCTCAGATGATCAGAAAGTCTATGCGCGTTTCTTCTGGCAACAGACCGGACAGGATCGCTATCGCCTGCTGCTCACCAATCCGCTGGGCAGCACCGAGCTGGAGCTTAACGCCCAGCCGGGCAACGTTCAGTTGGTGGATAACAAAGGCCAGCGTTATACCGCCGATGACGCCGAAGAGATGATCGGCAAACTCACCGGGATGCCGATTCCGTTAAACAGCCTGCGGCAGTGGATCCTCGGTCTGCCTGGCGATGCCACCGACTACAAACTGGACGACCAGTATCGCCTGAGCGAAGTGAACTATCGCCAGGATGGTAAAAACTGGAAAGTGGTTTACGGTGGCTATGACAGCAAAACGCAGCCTGCCATGCCTGCCAATATGGAGCTTTCAGACGGCAGTCAGCGCATTAAGCTGAAAATGGATAACTGGATTGTGAAATGA
- the ipk gene encoding isopentenyl monophosphate kinase (4-diphosphocytidyl-2-C-methyl-D-erythritol kinase. (SW:ISPE_SALTY)), with amino-acid sequence MMTHWPSPAKLNLFLYITGQRADGYHTLQTLFQFLDYGDTLHIEPRHDGEIHLLTPVNGVENEDNLIVRAARLLMKVASESGRLPAGSGADISIEKRLPMGGGLGGGSSNAATVLVALNHLWQCGLSIDELATLGLTLGADVPVFVRGHAAFAEGVGEILTPVNPPEKWYLVAHPGVSIPTPVIFKDPQLPRNTPKRSIDTLLKCEFSNDCEVIARKRFREVDAALSWLLEYAPSRLTGTGACVFAEFDTESCARQVLEQAPEWLNAFVAKGVNLSPLHRELL; translated from the coding sequence ATGATGACCCATTGGCCTTCTCCGGCAAAATTAAATCTGTTTTTATATATCACCGGACAGCGAGCAGACGGCTACCACACGCTGCAGACGCTGTTTCAGTTTCTGGATTATGGCGACACACTCCACATCGAACCGCGTCACGATGGCGAAATCCATTTATTAACGCCGGTTAACGGCGTTGAAAATGAAGACAATCTGATCGTCCGTGCCGCGCGGCTGTTGATGAAAGTCGCCTCGGAGAGTGGGCGCCTGCCCGCCGGAAGCGGTGCGGATATCAGCATTGAGAAGCGCCTTCCCATGGGCGGCGGTCTGGGCGGCGGCTCATCTAACGCCGCGACCGTTCTGGTGGCGCTCAATCATCTTTGGCAATGCGGGCTTTCCATTGATGAACTGGCGACGCTCGGCCTGACGCTCGGCGCCGACGTCCCGGTCTTTGTTCGTGGCCACGCCGCGTTTGCCGAAGGCGTAGGCGAAATATTAACGCCGGTGAATCCGCCGGAAAAATGGTATCTGGTCGCGCACCCTGGCGTAAGCATTCCCACACCGGTTATCTTTAAAGATCCTCAATTGCCGCGTAATACGCCAAAAAGGTCAATAGATACGTTACTAAAATGTGAATTCAGCAATGATTGCGAGGTTATCGCAAGAAAACGTTTTCGCGAGGTTGATGCGGCGCTTTCCTGGCTGTTAGAATACGCGCCGTCGCGCCTGACTGGGACAGGGGCCTGTGTCTTTGCTGAATTCGATACAGAGTCTTGTGCTCGCCAGGTGCTTGAGCAAGCCCCGGAATGGCTCAATGCTTTTGTGGCGAAGGGTGTCAACCTCTCCCCATTGCATCGAGAGTTACTCTAA
- the prsA gene encoding phosphoribosylpyrophosphate synthetase (ribose-phosphate pyrophosphokinase. (SW:KPRS_SALTY)) — translation MPDMKLFAGNATPELAQRIANRLYTSLGDAAVGRFSDGEVSVQINENVRGGDIFIIQSTCAPTNDNLMELVVMVDALRRASAGRITAVIPYFGYARQDRRVRSARVPITAKVVADFLSSVGVDRVLTVDLHAEQIQGFFDVPVDNVFGSPILLEDMLQLNLDNPIVVSPDIGGVVRARAIAKLLNDTDMAIIDKRRPRANVSQVMHIIGDVAGRDCVLVDDMIDTGGTLCKAAEALKERGAKRVFAYATHPIFSGNAANNLRNSVIDEVVVCDTIPLTDEIKALPNVRTLTLSGMLAEAIRRISNEESISAMFEH, via the coding sequence GTGCCTGATATGAAGCTTTTTGCTGGTAACGCTACCCCGGAACTAGCACAACGTATTGCCAACCGCCTGTACACTTCTCTCGGCGACGCCGCCGTAGGTCGCTTTAGCGACGGCGAAGTCAGCGTACAAATCAACGAAAATGTACGCGGTGGTGATATTTTCATCATCCAGTCCACTTGTGCCCCAACCAACGACAACCTGATGGAATTGGTCGTTATGGTTGATGCCCTGCGTCGTGCTTCCGCAGGTCGTATCACCGCCGTTATCCCCTACTTTGGCTATGCACGTCAGGACCGTCGCGTACGTTCCGCCCGTGTGCCGATTACCGCAAAAGTTGTCGCTGACTTCCTGTCCAGCGTCGGCGTTGACCGCGTTCTCACCGTAGATCTGCATGCTGAACAGATCCAGGGCTTCTTTGACGTTCCGGTTGATAACGTGTTCGGTAGCCCAATCCTGCTCGAAGATATGCTGCAACTGAATCTGGATAACCCGATCGTGGTTTCCCCGGATATTGGCGGCGTGGTTCGTGCCCGCGCTATCGCTAAGCTGCTGAACGATACCGATATGGCTATCATTGATAAACGTCGTCCGCGCGCGAACGTTTCTCAGGTGATGCACATCATCGGCGACGTCGCTGGCCGTGACTGCGTGCTGGTTGATGATATGATCGATACCGGCGGTACTCTGTGCAAAGCAGCAGAAGCATTGAAAGAACGTGGCGCTAAACGCGTGTTTGCCTACGCGACGCACCCGATCTTCTCAGGCAATGCGGCAAACAACCTGCGCAACTCCGTCATTGATGAAGTCGTTGTCTGCGACACCATTCCGCTGACCGACGAAATCAAAGCGCTGCCGAACGTGCGTACCTTGACCCTGTCAGGTATGCTGGCCGAAGCGATTCGCCGTATCAGCAACGAAGAATCGATTTCCGCCATGTTCGAGCATTGA